The Faecalibaculum rodentium genome segment CTTTGACGATCCTGTGGATCCCGAAGCGGTGAAACAGATTTACGCGCTCGCCGCCGCCCAGTCCATCCCGGTGTTCGCAGCCGGCAACCACGTGCTGGTGACGGCCATGACACCAGCTGTCGAAGACCTGTTTGCGAAAATCAGCGTGAAGGACATTCCCGTCCGCCATCCGCGTCCGGACGACACCTTTGCGGTGCTCTCTCTCGTGGAGGAACACCGGAAGCCGCATCCCGAGTTTGCGGTCTCCGGTGTGAAGATCCTGGAAAATGAACTCTCCATGGATATGATGAAGGACGGACTCTCGAAATACGAAGGAATCCGGACACTGCTGGACCATTATGGCCTGAAGTCGTATATGGCCTTCGGGGACGCCCTGAATGACCTGGAAATGCTGCAGCATGCCAATGTGGGCGTGGCCATGGGCAATGCCCAGCCGGAACTGCTGGAGGTCATTCCCGAAACCTGTCCGCCAGTCACGGAAGCCGGGATTTACCAGTGGCTGCAGGACCACGGGTATCTGGACACAGCTGTCGCCGCTGCCGATGGTCAATGACATGCAGGGCAGTCTGAAGCTGCAGCTGATCGAGCCGGAAACCACAGGGGATGTACAGGAGAACATTCGGCGGATGCAGAATGCCGTGAATGAGAAAGCACAGTTTGTCCTGCTGCCTGAACTGTGGAACTGTCCCTATGACAATGCCGAGATCCGCAAAGCAGCGGGATTCGGGGAAGCGTGCCGTCAGGCCATGGCAGAAGCTGCCCGGAAAAACACGGTATGGCTGGCCGGGTCGATTCCCTGGCAGGATCCGGCGGATGGCCGCATATACAACATGGCATTTGTGTTTGATGCGGATGGAGCCGAGGTCTGCCGGTATGCCAAGACCCATCTGATGGAAGTGCACACACCACACTCCCATTACTCGGAGGCGGAGGTGTTCACACCGGGTGACCGGTTTGAGACCTTTGAGACTCCCTGGGGAAAGATGGGCATCCTGGTCTGTTATGACATCCGGTTCCCGGAACCAGCCAGGATCCTGGGGGATGCGGGTATTCGGCTGCTTCTGCTGCCGGCGGCCTTCAATGAAGCTGTCGGCAGGAAACACTGGCATTCACTGCTTTGTGCCAGGGCCATCGAGAACCAGATCTTTGTCGCGGGGTGCAATCCGGACTATGCCTGGGGGAAGTACAAGGCCTGGGGGCATTCTCTGGTGGTGTCGCCGGATGGCGTGATCCTGCAGGAAGGAAGCGGGATGGTGACGCTGGATCTGTCGGAGACAGACCGGATCCGGCAACGGATGCCCTACAGAAAGATCAGGAGACGGGACCTGTATGACCGTACTGGCTGCACAGTCTCGTCAACCGGGACTGTGCGGCCAGACCGTCGTACAGGATGATGCACACTTCGTCCGGAACGGCAGCGGCGTTTCCCGCTGCCGCGGAACACTGATGCATTGAGACGTGTCTGCCACCATCGGCAGGAGACGGGAAGCATGAGACACACTATATAAGGAAAAAAGAGGAGGAAATGCAATGAAATCCATTCCGATTACGGATATTTCCGGGTTCCAGATCGGATATGCGGACAACGCAGCCCTGGGAACGGGATGCACGGCGATTCTGTGCAGGGCAGG includes the following:
- a CDS encoding HAD-IIB family hydrolase, which codes for MTMKTETKQTAYPSVDAIFLDVDGTLYDHAAGCIPPRHLEAMKILQEGGTKVCLCSGRCMPLLENLGILDQFPFDGIVAGNGSYVYAQNGTLIFDDPVDPEAVKQIYALAAAQSIPVFAAGNHVLVTAMTPAVEDLFAKISVKDIPVRHPRPDDTFAVLSLVEEHRKPHPEFAVSGVKILENELSMDMMKDGLSKYEGIRTLLDHYGLKSYMAFGDALNDLEMLQHANVGVAMGNAQPELLEVIPETCPPVTEAGIYQWLQDHGYLDTAVAAADGQ
- a CDS encoding nitrilase-related carbon-nitrogen hydrolase is translated as MQGSLKLQLIEPETTGDVQENIRRMQNAVNEKAQFVLLPELWNCPYDNAEIRKAAGFGEACRQAMAEAARKNTVWLAGSIPWQDPADGRIYNMAFVFDADGAEVCRYAKTHLMEVHTPHSHYSEAEVFTPGDRFETFETPWGKMGILVCYDIRFPEPARILGDAGIRLLLLPAAFNEAVGRKHWHSLLCARAIENQIFVAGCNPDYAWGKYKAWGHSLVVSPDGVILQEGSGMVTLDLSETDRIRQRMPYRKIRRRDLYDRTGCTVSSTGTVRPDRRTG